The nucleotide window AAGAAATTATTAGAATCTGATTACAGCATTGATTGCCTTTGGATCTTCTTTAGTTTCCCTATGTTGACGGTTCCCCTTTCTGCCCCCACCTTGTTTCACTCCTTTTTCCTTCTCCCTGTCCACCAGATGTCCTTTGCCCCTCTTCTTCTTATATATTTATTCAGCCTGGATCATCCCCCAACCCTTGCTCATCTCTGTTACAAGCCTAGCCATGGAGTCAAGGCCCCACTGTTTAAGCTTTCTCTATGCAGTCTTATGCATTTTAGCCTCCATTCTCTTCACTCATTCTGGTATGTAAATTCCTTTGTTTTCCCATTCTATTCATTTTCAATCGATGGATTGAATGAATGTACTTCGTATGATTTGTTGTTTCTTTTGTGTGCAAATTCTGTAAAGATGCCAGACTCATGGTTCATATATGGAAGAAGCACCAAGGCTCAAACCTCCATGAAAAGCTAAAAACAACGGATCGTATCGGCTTCGATGGTGATCCATATACCCTTGACTCACCTTTCTACCTACTACATTCTGACTCATTATCACCACTACTTCCTCAGCCTGACCACTCTCCTCCATTTACCCCACAATCGCCTTCCAACCCTCTGCCACCTCCGGCGAGTTACGGCCTACCGACACCTCCACCACCAAGTAACATCATCCACAGCCCACCAACACCTCCACCACCGAGTAACATCATCCATAGCCCGCCAGCAAATCCACCGGAAGCAGCTTCTCCCGAGCATGGGTTCAATCCACCTAGCATTTTCTCAAGTCCACCTCAACATCAACCTAACCCACCAAAAAATGTGTCAACGCCCCCTAAGCAAGTTCCAGGCCAACCCATTTCTGAACCGCCGGTGCTGAACCCACCACCTCGTTCTACCCCACACAAAGGGTCACGGTCTGGTACTTGGTGTGTGGCTAAGCCAACAGTGCCTGATTCATTGATCCAAGCAGCCATGGATTATGCATGTGGGTCTGGTGCGGATTGCAAGTCGATTCAACCCAACCAAGCCTGCTTCCAACCCAACACGATGATCTCTCATGCATCGTATGCGTTCAACAGCTACTGGCAAAACAAAAAGGGGAGCGGTGGCACTTGTGATTTTGGAGGAACTGCCATGCTTGTTACAGTTGATCCTAGTAAGTTTCTGAATCTGAACTTTCCCAATATGCGAagaaaaataaactaatgaaTTTCTCATTTTTAGTAACAATTTTTTTTGCAATGAAAAATGACAGGTTTCGGTAAATGTCAGTTCAGAAACAACTGATCATCCATGACACACAAAAGAGCCATTTTGGAAGACCAATTATTCAGAGTTTGAACGAGCAGTTTGGCTTACATATAGCAATTTAATTCAGCTATTGAGCAGCCTATTTAGCTGGTAATTATTAGCTTGTTTCATTCTATGAAGCTGATAGGGTCTAAAGAATAGTGCCTTTATATTAGTCTATGGTTTTATGATATCATAATGTAAATAAGAAAAAGGGATTATCATAATGTCTTATGATTTGTTGCCAAAGACAAAAATAATTGCATAAACAAAAACTTGCGAATttttatttaaagaaaaaattgCAGATTTTTGAGACAATATTATGAAATAGATTTATTCCCAAACTTTCTTTGGTTGGGAAGCCAGAAATGAACAAGATATTATTGCTTGGTCAATATTATCTTTGTAATATGGATTACCTCATTAATTGTTAAAGAAATTTCAGATTTCCtaaattaaattagtaaaataactCATTTATTAAGGtttaaaaaacatttaaaaaattaGGAACAGGGGAAAGATAAAAGATTATTCCGTTGTCAAAACCAATTTTTTAATGGAAAATAAGCACACTTTAATGTTCAAAACCATTATTCATGCTTGAAGTTTCTGATTATCGCTTGCAATGAACTAAATCTGTACTTTAACTGAAACCAATTTAACCACAATTATGAATAAAATTTTGAGATTACTATTCTTAAtaccaaaaataagaaaaattgaaaataatataaaCAGGCATGAAAGAAAAAGAGTTATCATGTAAATATaactatattatttaattatttattattcctAATTCACCAGCAAACACGTGCTTTAATGGGTTCTCTTAAAAGGAGGGGAAAGGAAAGGAGGGAAAATGAATAGAACACTATTGGTTTAAGTATGTCAGATCAAAATGAACACTTATAAATCAGAGACTTTGTACTACATGGGAGTTTAAATTCTGCTTAGTTCCAATAGCTAACCAGATTGTATTAACATCTTTGCTTGAACACATTAACAGATCTCATCTCTAGAAAACTCCTTAATTAAACACGGATGTCAACAGATTCAAAATATTGTTAGCAATTTGTAGCATCTAGACAATGTGTATTATAGGAAGAAGTATCGGATCACATTCACATGGTTTATAATAAGAGTCCCCCTATCACCTTAATGTTATAGAACCACCAAGATAACTACAACTTCTGCCACAGGAAAAAGACCCCCTTATAGAAAAAGAGATAGGACAGAGAATTGGCGGGCGAGGGGGAGGAACTGAAAATATGGGAATGAAAAGGAAACGTCAAAATTATACAAAGAAACTCAACCAATATCAGACATACCTTGGGGTTGATGCATAAGGATCAGATCCAATCCTTAGGATTCATGCAGGCATCTAACAATTTCCACTCTTCACTTCCCTCTTCTGGTTTCTGCTTGTCAAGCAAGAAATAGGCCTCTCATAATCAGTTATAGCTCCTTGGTAATATATCACCACAAACATTTTCACGAAATGTGTAACAAAGTTTACTTGGACGGGAAGATGGAAATAGGTAAATAAAGCTTACATGATCATATTCCCATCGTGCAGTTAAAGGAAGAGACACAAGAATACTTTCAATTCGACCTCCTGTCTTCAGTCCAAATGTTGTACCTCGATCATAGACCTTTCATTAACAAATCAAAATTATAAGGATCTGGTTTGGAGAAATCTTAGATGTGAATCTCTCTAGTTTAGTTATAGCTCAATCCAAAACCAAGTTGAATTCTACATAGCGGCCACTCCGAAGCTGTTGCCATGCCTTTTGGCTCTCATTAAATGGTGTATCCTTCCTTTTTTCTAGGATGGGTATGTATGCAGGAACCACAGAATCCGCACATTCTGCAGATCAAATAGAAACATGATGCAGAGAAAAACAGCAAATCCCCTGGAATAGCTAACATCCAACAGTTAACTCAGTCATGAGGAATTACCAGTGGCAAATGAAAGAAGCATTTCTTGATCATAATCATTTAGATCATCAAAAAATATTCCTCCAAGCCCTCGTCTCTTACCTCGATGCtgcataaaaattaaaagtaaacatgaatttaaaattttaatccataATTGAATGGGAAAACAGGTAATATTATGAGAATATGCAACAAGAGAATATGTTTCTATCAAAAGAAAGGTTTTAGAACATATATGATCACCACGAAGGCTACTGATGTTACTAAAAATTACAAAGTTTCCACCCCGAATAGCACCGCCTCCATCCTACTCTAGAAAACCGTTTAAAAGATGTACATTTTGAGAAAGTGATTATCTGCCCATTTGTTAATTCAAATGCTATACACATATTCTAAAACTCAGGGAAATAAATAGAAACTAACAAAATACCCCAAAAAAATTGTGGCAAGATCATACCTTAATGAAAAAGTAGTCATCACACCATTTTTTGAACCGAGGATAAAAGGATGGATCAAATTTATCACAAGCCCTTTTTTGTACCTAGAAAAGAATGCCAACATTAGCAAACAAACATTCAGCAAAACATTTCATTTTCAAAGTCTACAAGACTTAAATCAATGTTCTGCACATACAGACATAGCATAGTTATAGAATTTTGCAGTTTTCTATAAGGCTGAGATGTGCAATGCACTGGCAGTAGAAACATTAATCTCCAGTGTATCTATCCGTCTAATACGAATATGTAAAAGGAACAGAGGTTGCTGCTCTTATAGAATTTAATCTATGTGCTTAGAACAAAATCTGCTATATGATATTTGTAAGATATTGAAATATGAAGGTTTTGCTCAAATACTTGAATTTCTTCATGTTGGTTTTCTATTTTCTTAAAGTATCagtatttgaattaatttaaCTACGTAAGCTCCTTGGTATTTGAATCATGCAAAAAGCAGATTCTCAAGCTTTATTACGGGTTAGTATAATATACAAAAAATTGCCACAAAACCATGGAAAGAAGAAAAATCCAACTTACTGAATGGAAGTGCTTGACATCCTCCTCAAAGATGTAAGCTGGAGTCAAATCAGTTCCACCACCAAACCACCATTGTCTAGGTGCTCCAGGAGTATCTGCACATTTTCAAGAGAGGTTACCACCTAAGCTTAAACCACTTAACTTCAAAGCTCAAAATGCCTAATGCAACTCATACCAAAGCAAACCATACAGCATAATATACATTGCTACTGAATTGCAAATAAGAAGAAATGCATTGTTTTTGTTAGATTATTATGGGGATAGATAACGACTCTCTAGTCTCTACCTAACGGAAGCTTAGTTCTTGAAATCAGGTAACACTGTAAAACTACCCGGGTTCTAAAGTTACCACTTCAATATTCACTGTTCAAgaacttaataataaataattgacGATAAAGTAAGTACCTTTCGGAGCATCAGTCTCAAAATACCTATAATTAAAATGCAATGTAGGagcaaactgtaacacccctaactcgtgaccgacgccggtgtcggacacgaggggttaacgagacaaatcctcttaaagtaccgaccaatttggcatttctggacaggctggaaaactgcgtcaccgtcgccttaaaaatcatatctcgagttccaaaactcggaaactggtttcgtaaattttccctgaatttagactcatatatccatccatggatttatttttagaattttggttgggccaattggtacagtttattagttaaagtcacccatgttacagggatcgactgctctgacctccgcgcgttacaacttgaatatctttctgtacagggctttaatactggtgccgtttgtttctaatgaaactagactcaaaatggaatctgtacatataaggcatgactcctaattctttctggataatttatggtaaattttcaaagtcacgacaggggacccagaaatcgttctggccctgtctcacgagaactttaatatctcccagtatactgctcatatggtcgtttcgtttcgtccatataaaaatagattcatcaaggatcagttccataatttactcactatttaattctacttatactatttttagtgatttttcaatctcatctcactgctgctgtccgcaacagttactgcagtagactatgccaatttcatgaatttttccttggccttaatcatccatcatacatgacacaaattatggccaccttaacaaaatttgagtttctaagactcgtggctataggttctagcatcccactcgacgaccacataggccattttcacatggcttaaagtttacaatcccacaaatcgacaaaatataatagcctatacatgccaaatgttcttcaacaacaaaaaaaaagtaataccacaagatttcagccggtgtgatgacttcaacgacggttccgagcacacaacagtacgagtcccagtgacctaaaatgggtgacaagaaaacactgagtgagtttacaactcagtaagtcataagcattcgtcaatccactgataaaattactactacatgtacaacaaatgaaactaggtactcgtccatatcgaatccataccataatacctcgaacctttcggtccaatctcgtaccaattcatacatccacatttcatattctacacaacaagataatcaagcatttttacacattaactcattttccagcacaaccatacaatttcaatcatcacatagatttaaggcttaccaattcaaccccaagcatggacgtattttctattcatcatgagctcgaggtacttacccgatccgctgtccgtgatcaactcgataatatcgcacactcagtgccaatagtgatgcaaaagcatataataagtccgcacacttagtgctatataatcagctcgcacacatagtgctatataatcaaattcgcacacttagtgctgtacaaattttaaatccaagacacttagtgccaatcttgtcaccgtgtccatttatacccgcacacttagtgccaagaccaatacgttatgcattttactacctttatacattcaacaatggcatcattccatacacacatttccacttacacatcaattcattaaacacaattgcatatatatattatgatcatttaaatcaatgccaaatatatgctttatgacttaccttatattggatgaaacgatttccaatcgactactcgattatctttcctttgcctttgcttgattctccacctctagcttcttgagctaaatttaacaaataaattggttttatcatttgagcatcggaagaggaattcaagatgcctagccaatatataaatatctactcattaggcatcaaagtcgcatatgtacaaaatcatgaatcgaactcaacaccttagttagtattcctcttagcgaattttctaagccaagaataggcatcaatatgcttgcctctaaccgaatgcatgcacaccaatttccctcatgtggcgaatatgcatgcccatgttgaggccgattatgcacttaataccacacaaaaacagcatgcattttactaactaacgattacatattgtagctcaatacacatctctcatgtactacataaccgaaaacatcatcccaagcaaatatataccttgaaatagtatatatgtcataccaattcatcatgtgcaaacacatattcaaagctcaaatcttacctaccatgcaacatgcatgaatcatacttgtggatataccatgaccgaatacatcacaacaccatcattttggtcatgattaagcaaagaacttaatgtctcactcaaaaatactaaaaagaaagtccaagagccatcaatccccatcacatacaccattaacaagcttcatatttaacatgcaatggcattaacacaaaatccaccttggccaaataccatttccatggcataacaaggatttgaaccatggctaacatgcacatcaagttagcaaccaaaacaagcatgaatctcatgacacaacctcaaacataccttaatcttgatgcaagtatagccaaatctccttctagttctcttctaaaccaagcatgaagcaaaaatcctcccttttccttagtattttcggccaaagaagagaaaatggatgaacaaaatttttcttttctcttccacaatgcacggcaaggggggtttcactcacacacacacattttttttttctttctttattacccatactcatttgttta belongs to Gossypium arboreum isolate Shixiya-1 chromosome 7, ASM2569848v2, whole genome shotgun sequence and includes:
- the LOC108454231 gene encoding formin-like protein 7, whose protein sequence is MESRPHCLSFLYAVLCILASILFTHSDARLMVHIWKKHQGSNLHEKLKTTDRIGFDGDPYTLDSPFYLLHSDSLSPLLPQPDHSPPFTPQSPSNPLPPPASYGLPTPPPPSNIIHSPPTPPPPSNIIHSPPANPPEAASPEHGFNPPSIFSSPPQHQPNPPKNVSTPPKQVPGQPISEPPVLNPPPRSTPHKGSRSGTWCVAKPTVPDSLIQAAMDYACGSGADCKSIQPNQACFQPNTMISHASYAFNSYWQNKKGSGGTCDFGGTAMLVTVDPSFGKCQFRNN
- the LOC108474011 gene encoding oxygen-dependent coproporphyrinogen-III oxidase, chloroplastic-like → MTTSAVSIEKETVISERPHTFLRQTDGEDNGSIRSRFQSMILEMQESVCGALEALDGAGKFKEDAWTTPGGGGGISRVLQDGAVFEKAGVNISVVYGVMPPEAYRAAKASAADQKPGPVPFFAAGISSVLHPKNPFFAPTLHFNYRYFETDAPKDTPGAPRQWWFGGGTDLTPAYIFEEDVKHFHSVQKRACDKFDPSFYPRFKKWCDDYFFIKHRGKRRGLGGIFFDDLNDYDQEMLLSFATECADSVVPAYIPILEKRKDTPFNESQKAWQQLRSGRYVEFNLVYDRGTTFGLKTGGRIESILVSLPLTARWEYDHKPEEGSEEWKLLDACMNPKDWI